From a region of the Thermomicrobium roseum DSM 5159 genome:
- a CDS encoding WD40/YVTN/BNR-like repeat-containing protein, translating into MSTLYALTGNDVVLLQESSRSWRAEVLLRDVGAQCIALDPHDARRLVVGTFDRGLLLSEDAGRSWRQATGLPAQRILSVAISSSRVVGGRGVIFAGAEPSALYWSDDNGSSWQEARSLRELPSAASWSFPPRPWTSHVRAIAVSPHDPNLILVGIELGGVLRSTDGGVTWADQRPGCYLDCHALLLHPAAPNLVYEAAGGGVAVSRDAGDTWRAEDEGIDRRYVWALASSPDDPAIWFVSAAPGPREAHGPGPHRDAVPIRVGEANARIFRRVADQPWRPVEGLPDPLPSMPYALLIPPGEPRMLYVGFRDGRLWRGRELGSIWEELPVRLDSVLVLAAALA; encoded by the coding sequence ATGTCGACGCTCTACGCTCTCACCGGCAACGATGTCGTCCTGCTGCAGGAGTCGTCCCGCAGCTGGCGAGCCGAAGTGCTCCTGCGCGACGTCGGTGCCCAATGCATCGCGCTCGACCCGCACGATGCGCGGCGGCTGGTCGTCGGTACGTTCGATCGCGGTCTCCTCCTGAGTGAGGACGCTGGACGCTCATGGCGACAGGCGACCGGACTTCCGGCGCAGCGCATCCTCTCGGTCGCGATCAGCTCCTCGCGGGTCGTCGGCGGACGCGGGGTCATCTTTGCCGGAGCCGAGCCGAGCGCGCTCTACTGGAGCGACGACAACGGGTCGTCCTGGCAGGAAGCGCGCAGCCTGCGCGAGCTGCCCAGTGCTGCCAGCTGGTCGTTTCCACCACGCCCCTGGACTTCGCACGTGAGGGCGATCGCCGTCTCACCCCATGACCCGAACCTGATCCTGGTCGGGATCGAACTCGGTGGTGTCCTCCGCAGTACCGACGGTGGAGTCACCTGGGCCGATCAACGCCCAGGGTGCTACCTGGACTGCCACGCGCTCCTGCTGCACCCAGCAGCACCGAACCTGGTTTACGAAGCTGCCGGCGGTGGAGTGGCGGTCAGTCGCGACGCCGGAGACACCTGGCGCGCCGAGGACGAGGGAATCGACCGTCGTTACGTTTGGGCACTCGCCTCTTCGCCGGACGATCCAGCCATCTGGTTCGTTTCCGCCGCTCCCGGACCACGCGAGGCGCACGGTCCGGGACCGCACCGGGATGCGGTCCCGATCCGAGTGGGAGAGGCGAACGCCCGCATCTTCCGGCGAGTCGCCGACCAACCCTGGCGACCGGTCGAAGGGCTACCGGATCCGCTCCCTTCGATGCCGTATGCGCTGCTCATCCCGCCCGGGGAACCGCGAATGCTCTACGTCGGCTTCCGCGATGGTCGTCTGTGGCGCGGTCGCGAGTTGGGATCCATCTGGGAAGAATTGCCAGTCCGTCTCGATTCCGTTCTGGTGCTCGCCGCTGCGCTCGCGTGA
- a CDS encoding dolichyl-phosphate beta-glucosyltransferase yields the protein MTVDISLVIPAYNEEQRLPRSLEAIAAYLTSQPWKWEVIVADDGSEDTTPDIVRAWSARDPRFVLLRLPHRGKAAAVRSGVLAAHGRFILFTDADLSTPIEYVETALALLREGWDIVIGSREGAAARRIGEPWHRHAMGRVYNWLVQLLLLPGIEDTQCGFKGFRREVAHDLFLRTHLYRDGQRPIRGPRVTGFDVEVLYIARRRGYRLAVLPVTWRHVEGSKVRPAVDSLLMLRDVLAVRWNAWRGAYDGEVAPAQERLPGD from the coding sequence ATGACGGTGGATATCAGTCTGGTGATTCCTGCCTACAACGAGGAGCAGCGATTGCCGCGCTCGCTCGAGGCCATCGCCGCCTACTTGACGAGCCAGCCCTGGAAGTGGGAAGTCATCGTCGCCGACGACGGCAGCGAGGACACCACGCCCGATATCGTCCGCGCCTGGAGTGCGCGCGATCCTCGCTTCGTCCTGCTCCGCCTGCCGCACCGGGGGAAGGCAGCTGCCGTACGGAGCGGTGTCCTGGCGGCCCACGGCCGGTTCATCCTTTTCACGGACGCCGACCTCTCGACTCCCATCGAGTACGTCGAGACAGCGCTGGCCTTGCTCCGCGAGGGTTGGGATATCGTCATCGGGTCGCGGGAGGGTGCAGCAGCCCGGAGGATCGGCGAACCCTGGCATCGTCACGCCATGGGCCGGGTGTACAACTGGTTGGTGCAGTTGCTGCTCCTCCCGGGTATCGAGGATACCCAGTGCGGTTTCAAGGGGTTCCGGCGCGAGGTCGCGCACGATCTCTTCCTGCGCACGCACCTCTATCGCGATGGTCAGCGCCCGATCCGCGGACCGCGCGTCACCGGCTTCGACGTCGAAGTGCTCTACATCGCTCGCCGGCGTGGCTACCGGCTCGCGGTGCTGCCCGTCACCTGGCGACACGTCGAGGGCTCGAAAGTCCGCCCAGCAGTCGATTCCCTCCTCATGCTGCGTGACGTTCTCGCGGTCCGCTGGAACGCCTGGCGGGGCGCTTACGACGGCGAGGTGGCTCCCGCTCAGGAACGGCTCCCTGGTGATTGA
- a CDS encoding multidrug effflux MFS transporter — MEDGRSATVPSETARSRVLPVWELTAVLGLLMAMSAFAIDIMLPALRDIAFAFRIDETRAQLVVNVYFLGFAIGQLFFGPLSDQIGRRVPLLLAAGGYGVTVLAMLFAPTFGLLLVLRFVQGCFASGLRATGIAMVRDASRGEAMARIVSFASVVLLAAPLFAPSLGVLLLRWGWRAPFAFLAVLAVGLLGWVFLRVPETLPPSRRARQNLDHLWSAARAFWAAKPSVAFTLILGISYGVMQAYLASAPQLVKGYFGFSNQAFALAFAAGGLAQVVGTLTNGWLITRLGLRRVLPAALALLALATTALVVTSAATPRFLSFWAGVVLMFFAIALIFPNANSAALEPLGRIAGFASSLVGFGSTVLASMFGTAIGQLSAGEPHRFALGLWLLSLVNLVVLAWLFRLGWTRQRPAPS; from the coding sequence ATGGAAGATGGCCGATCAGCGACGGTTCCGAGCGAAACGGCTCGCAGCCGGGTACTCCCGGTCTGGGAACTGACAGCCGTGCTCGGTCTGCTCATGGCGATGAGCGCCTTCGCCATCGACATCATGCTCCCAGCTCTGCGCGACATCGCGTTCGCCTTCCGGATCGACGAGACGCGCGCCCAGCTGGTCGTGAACGTCTACTTCCTCGGTTTCGCCATCGGTCAGCTGTTCTTCGGTCCACTCAGTGACCAGATCGGGCGTCGTGTTCCCCTGCTCCTCGCTGCTGGTGGCTATGGGGTAACCGTTCTCGCAATGCTGTTCGCACCGACCTTCGGCCTGTTGCTCGTTCTGCGCTTCGTCCAAGGATGTTTCGCGTCCGGGCTGCGCGCGACGGGAATTGCTATGGTCCGTGACGCCTCTCGTGGAGAGGCGATGGCACGGATTGTCTCTTTTGCCTCCGTGGTGCTCTTGGCGGCTCCCCTGTTCGCTCCTTCGCTCGGTGTCCTGCTCTTGCGGTGGGGGTGGCGTGCTCCCTTCGCCTTCCTGGCGGTGCTCGCCGTGGGTCTGCTCGGGTGGGTGTTCCTGCGCGTTCCGGAAACGTTGCCACCCAGTCGTCGCGCTCGTCAGAATCTAGATCATCTCTGGAGTGCGGCACGCGCTTTCTGGGCAGCGAAACCGAGCGTGGCCTTCACACTCATCCTGGGCATTAGCTATGGTGTGATGCAGGCCTATCTGGCCAGTGCCCCGCAGCTGGTCAAGGGATACTTCGGATTCTCGAACCAGGCATTCGCGCTCGCCTTCGCGGCCGGTGGTCTGGCGCAGGTGGTGGGGACGCTCACCAACGGCTGGCTCATCACGCGGCTCGGACTCCGACGCGTTCTGCCGGCTGCGCTCGCGCTCCTCGCGCTGGCGACCACCGCGCTCGTCGTGACCAGCGCCGCGACCCCGCGGTTCCTCTCTTTCTGGGCAGGTGTGGTGCTCATGTTTTTCGCGATCGCCTTGATCTTCCCGAATGCCAACAGCGCGGCGCTCGAGCCGCTCGGCCGGATCGCCGGATTCGCCAGCAGCCTCGTCGGCTTTGGGAGCACGGTGCTGGCGAGCATGTTCGGCACAGCGATCGGGCAACTCAGCGCCGGAGAGCCGCACCGTTTCGCGCTCGGCCTGTGGCTGCTCTCGCTCGTCAACCTGGTCGTGCTGGCCTGGTTGTTCCGCCTCGGCTGGACACGCCAGCGACCAGCCCCGTCGTGA
- a CDS encoding DUF4352 domain-containing protein, translated as MRRFLKALLIGAGGLLAICVLIAVLVSGGGQGGSTPTPAEASGQVVTTAAAPATSPVAPGERAATATPAPQATPTLPWGTSKEDVHATLAEGQTAELRDGKMVYRLTIERIVDGATSTNPLQRPKEGNRYYLLVIVVENAGDRSSFLTASNFQLRTTAGFDYEPVFAPVGFTEGEGLSQEVSPGGKARGIVVFELPEGEQPLFLKFDPNPFTSAELYFDTPNALELVQSGAVSQPTPAAPEGTPGDRAGKSWGTSKNDRHVPLAPGQSGAIADGKQVYRVTIVNIVDGATSSNMFVQPKEGQKFWLVQVLFENAGTSSISLFPTNWALRTQDGFDHEAEIMVTGFAEGELLSGEVGPGGKLQGIVVFQIPQDAKPLFLKFDPNPLTSAELYFDAQ; from the coding sequence ATGCGGCGCTTTCTGAAGGCGCTCTTGATCGGAGCAGGTGGGCTCTTGGCGATCTGTGTGCTCATTGCCGTGTTGGTCTCGGGTGGCGGGCAAGGCGGGAGTACACCGACTCCTGCAGAGGCGAGCGGGCAGGTCGTGACGACGGCTGCGGCACCAGCGACGAGTCCGGTCGCACCGGGCGAGCGTGCCGCGACAGCGACGCCTGCGCCGCAGGCCACGCCGACCCTCCCCTGGGGAACGAGCAAAGAGGATGTCCACGCCACGCTGGCCGAAGGGCAGACAGCCGAGCTCCGTGACGGCAAAATGGTCTATCGCCTCACCATCGAACGGATCGTCGATGGCGCCACCTCGACGAATCCCCTTCAGCGCCCCAAAGAGGGGAACCGGTATTATCTTTTGGTCATTGTCGTCGAAAACGCCGGTGACCGGTCGTCATTCTTGACGGCGAGCAACTTCCAGCTGCGCACGACAGCCGGCTTCGACTACGAGCCGGTCTTCGCCCCAGTCGGCTTCACCGAAGGGGAAGGGCTGTCCCAAGAGGTCAGTCCCGGTGGAAAAGCGCGCGGGATCGTGGTCTTCGAGCTACCGGAGGGGGAACAGCCGCTCTTCCTGAAGTTCGATCCCAATCCCTTCACCTCTGCGGAACTGTACTTCGACACACCGAATGCGCTCGAACTCGTCCAGTCCGGCGCAGTGAGCCAGCCTACCCCGGCAGCCCCGGAGGGTACTCCGGGAGATCGAGCGGGAAAGAGCTGGGGAACCAGCAAGAACGACCGGCACGTTCCGCTGGCGCCCGGTCAGAGCGGCGCTATCGCGGACGGTAAGCAGGTCTACCGAGTCACCATCGTCAACATCGTGGATGGCGCCACGTCCAGCAACATGTTCGTTCAGCCCAAGGAAGGGCAGAAGTTCTGGCTCGTCCAAGTCCTGTTCGAGAACGCCGGCACGAGCTCGATCAGTCTCTTCCCGACCAACTGGGCGCTGCGAACGCAGGACGGGTTCGACCACGAGGCCGAAATCATGGTGACCGGCTTTGCGGAGGGCGAACTCCTCAGTGGCGAGGTCGGACCGGGTGGAAAGCTGCAAGGAATCGTCGTCTTCCAGATCCCGCAGGACGCCAAGCCGCTCTTTCTCAAGTTCGACCCGAATCCACTGACCAGTGCTGAGCTCTACTTCGACGCGCAATGA